The Gigantopelta aegis isolate Gae_Host chromosome 3, Gae_host_genome, whole genome shotgun sequence genome segment TAAAAAAGACGTACTACGTTTTGAAGTTAAATAACGGAAATTATATCGTGCATTGACGGTGAAAGTTTAATTTTGGTACATGGCTCACTTTTAAAATAGCATGCCATGCAACACATAATGTCATAAAAAGCTATACCAATTAGAAACATACCTAACATCTACCATACGTACTACAACGGCTGTTTTCACATATTTTCGTTTCACACAGCCCATACTTTTTTCTAGGATAAAACCCCCACATCTTTATTACTTCGTGTTTTTTGTGCCACGAACATTTTGCAATTTCTATTTTATGTCCCCAGACTGCAACCCTATGGACTATTCAATATGGGACTGTGTTTCCTAGAAAGTTGACAGCGGTCGTGCGGATAGTTGCACATGTAGAAAAGCTTAAATGAAAATCTCGACATGTTGAGAGCAAAAGTAACACACTAAAATAAAGAAGTATATTTAATCCTGTAAAGAAAGACTGTGGGctgtaagaaaagaaaatggtgaGCCAATCAACCATCTGTTTCGAGTCGTTTTCTTTGGTGTAGCAAGTTTTGACATTACGTTTTGAATCACGCACCATTTAAAAAGTaagatatatatcaaaataaaaattggaCCAAAATTACACAACACTGAAAAACTGGTTTTGTCCACATTCCACTGTTCTGCTTTGCATATATTTCCCGAAATTCaatttcacccccccccccccaaacaccccccacacataatatatatatatatatatatatatatatatatatatataatatatatatatatgaaggtccacgggaataacctatgatgtccaaacagtaTTATAACATGCGTGTATGTCAAGGTCAAAATgatactaaattaaaaacctataattatggtatgccattaaaagtagttggtaaattatgctttcttgAGTATAAATATTCCAGTTGCAGAGTTGTTAACATTAAAATTGAAACAATATCATCATACTAAAATATGACATCACAGGCTATTCCCGTGGACATCCATtcacgtgcgtgtgtgtgtgtgtgtgtgtgtgtgtgtgtgtgtgtgtgtgtttagatACTTGTTTGTATGTGTACAAAACATGTGTTAAGCAGCCACTAAAGAGAATGTAAAAGTGACCTTTTaattgcttaatacaggtcagtttattctatattaaatgatttgggATAATAAAACTATGACCTCTTAACGTTCACCGATCGCTCTAATGATACCGGATTGCATTATAGATAAATTGTATTTCGTTCCGTTATAATTGTAGTCTGTATAAAATTAGGTACATGAAGCAAATGTAGTTATGGAATTGCGAGTGCAAATAAGAAATCGATATTTGTTGACGTTACCTGTTTAACACATGTCGGTAATCCTCTATAATTTTGCAAATACTCTGTAAACCCCCTCCCATTCTGCAACCTCTTTTTAGTCACAATGTTCTCTTcctttttgttattaatttcagTAAATGAATAGGTCTTGTACAGTTTGGTGGGGAACATATATCCAGTCATGTTTGTGTGCGCGTTCATGCACCTTTTTTTTCCAATTTAAAGAGGTGGTGCAATATATTTTAGCTACTAAAACCTTTAAAGCtattttaagaaaaaataaattgagtAATTAAAACAGCTGAAATGTcgagttttatttatttattttattgttttaagtttGTTGCGATTCTTATCTTAAAGTGAatggttttaaaacaaacacgTTTGTTTTAACAAAGGAATAATTCGCAGAAAAGCAAAcctaaaaacaaatcagttatatttttgacattttcaATTACTATTTACAACCATAAAAACAACTTTTGAAAGGTTATAATGGTATGAAAATTACCTGCAGTTCTATGGTTTACTTTCTTGTTATTTCCCCTTGACCAGCAGATGAACGTTCCAGCCATGTTTGCGAGCGCTGTACAGTCTTAATATTCGTCCATCACTGGCACGCAGCACATTCATGGAATCACTCATTAACAAATGGTTTGTACCACATTTCAAGtggataaaaacaaattgaaacatTATACATGGaggaattaaaatatttcttggtgTTTGGCATTCTTGtagaacaaacaacaaactgGTAATGTACGTAATTGTCACCGATAAAACTGAAACAATTTAAATACGATTTTCTGGAGAACATCCCAGTTATTTAATGATAAGCATATCACATTGTCCGACACTGTCCCACATTGCAACCATAGTTGTACGTATTGTTGAATATTTTATCTGAGACTTCCAGTCTGTGTTGTCTCAAACTTTAAAGACTCGATACAttagtttaaatgtttaaaagcaCGGGTTCTGGAATCTGTTCACTTGCAACATTTGATGCAACTTCAAGCACTACTTGTGATGGCAGATACATTTGGAGGTCACATTCGTTCACACCACGTCATTCTTTAATGgcataattttcatttcattttgggAATACACTAAAAAGTATTGTTAATGTTTTGCTACATTGCCACCGTTTCCGTATAAAAGCAATCCGCTTTTCTGGAACACGAATAATGCTTTTtagtacatttatttaataaatttatgtttgTGTAGACGAATCTAGATTGTCCATCCAGCTTCATTTATATTGTTACAAACAGCATTTTGTTATAGTCCTTCCAGTCTTACACCTGCGATATTCCTGTAGTTCGTTTAGGCAGACGTTACTTGTCACAAAGTCACTGATAATATTGTTAGAGAGAAGTTAAATTTGCCACCACACCTGCATACTAAGCGTGTGCAATTCATTGCGTATCTTTTATTTGGACCCCGTTACTGGCTTCTGAGAAGGAGCTATACGAGTTGTAGATTTCAAACAACTGGCGAAGGCTGGGTACGTACATATTATGTAGGCCTGTGGCTAGCATTGCTCTGCTTGATTCATATTATTACGATTGCAATATGATTATGACTAAGACGAAAACTAATAGAGATTAATAAAACCAAATAGAGATGAAATAGATGTGCTTCCAACACAGTCCATTACACGCACGGTCATTACAGTTTCAACCCATTTCTGGTTACCAACATATTTGTATTGCgtttctttcttcctttgtaATTTTATGTTATCTTAAACTTAATTAAACATCCCCATGGCAAGTTACTTAGATACATAATAGTTAGCCCTAATTGTTCACACTTCTTGTACATCATCGCACTGCAACCGCTGTCTTATTCTATCCATCTCAATTTTCAGAAACATGTACATTTTTCGTGATCATGTTTATATCTTATTCCAAACACATTTGTCCAGCTACATATTGTGTTGATATTAATATCTAAGGTTCCAAACAGATCTTAAAAACCTTAAATCTGTAGATGTAATTCCATTCagggaattttaaaaaatagaacaCATCACATAAATACTTAATTCTCTTCTGGATTTCCAACATCTTTTTTTCAatcattatgtttattttatggaTCCACCGCCATATAGTCTGGAGGCAGAATCTACAAAAGTAGCTTATAATAGGATTTCGTCCTACCCGAGAAAATCAAAGCGACAACCATAGTTATTCCATGTAGGATGACGAACTGCATCATATTCCAGTGGAGGTCAACtttgaaaagtgtgtgtgtgtgtgtgggggggggggggggggggaattggaAGACACCAGTCAAGTTTCATTTTCTTCAAAAATATGATATTCACAGTAATACCTTTTAAATGGGATTACTTTAAACACAAACACCACACTGTACTGGCAAAACTATTGTTGAAAGTATTTTTTCTCTCAGCTTGGCCGAGTTTTCGATTGCATCATACATGTGTAGGCATATGcaaatgtattacatttacGTAAGTACACCTTTACAACATTGTGGAGTATCTTGCAcatattttgagatatttttttAAGATCAGGCAGTGCAAAGTCACTACAAACTGAGGTGAAAGCCTGTTTACTTTATCTATATTTAATTGGTGAAAAAAATGCAGGTTTGCTAATAGTACACCATTTGGTATACAGATACAGtttaacatgtttaaataatactgaatatagactaactttaaattaaaaaaatcactgttattttaaacatggtctccatatgtttttattactttggatATACTGTTCTTTTCAGCTTTTACTCATGGTACTATGGTTCTCGTCTGCTGTAGGACACATAACAATATTTAGCATTGGCTGCATTCCCAAACAGTCTGAATTTTAGGATATTTGGAGCCAATGAATCCTGTGCCGTTAAAGCACCGAGACCAACCATGGAAAAGGCCCCGATAAGAACACCTAAGAGAGCAAGTTAGGACCCGTCGGCGGTTAACATTTCTAACTTGTGTTtagatgaaaaattaactatccTGCGCATAAAAGGAGAAAACAGCCTGAACAAAAGACgtcactttaatttttttttatcaagccTGCTGTCTAATTATCGAACACATAAAGATCTTTATTGCGTCGTTTCTCTGtttcctattttttttttcattctttctctcttacaataatatttatttttgtttatatttaaattccaaaaatatattactgtcgtgacatgtatgtattatggagacgGCCTAACTTATGCTTAattcatttcttctttttaaaaagcaataaaatatgtttcaatcaattcaGTAATAAAAATACTATGGCAATCTTTGAAATAGCACCCATGTTTAAATTTTAGAAGTgggttttatattaatattgtttagtACACAAACTATATCCGACAACCAAATTGTGTTCTACTGTAACACACCTGCATTTTTAGCTTTTACAAATAAAGTAGTGGATAAATGTTTACCGTTATCTGTATCTTATACTCTATGTacttaaatgtattaaatttacatatgtGGCATACATGTCTGATATCGAGAAATGTGACTGTAAAGTTAAGATATTGTATTGAATACTATGCAAATCACAATCTTAAAGCAATGATTTGACTAATTCATTGtgttgtttgtatttataaaaggAATGACTGTgaagataatatttatgaaaaaacaaatatgaaaatttacttttttcCTAAAATTTGTACCCCCATGCCCTTGAAAGACCTCTGGTGCCTTCCACCCCGTCCGTGTTTCAAAGTTGACATTCACTGGAATATATTACAGCACATTATCCTGCATGAAATTAACATAGAGGTTGCTTCGACTCTCTCGGGTAAAACAAAATCCTAAAAATGTTGACTTGGCCTCCAGACTAATACAAATGATTTCTAAAAAATGTTCAAAGATATTACTAATCTAGAATACAAACTGGGATcgtttacacacaaaaataattcaaatagctataagaaatacgaaaaaagAATTACGGCTAAACTCGGAAAAAATATTGGCACCTCAATAGAACTACTCATCATCAAATCCCATATGTTTCATCAATTTGTTCATGTCATCAAAACGTACCGCATTTTCAGTGAGGTCAGCTTGCTTTCTGAACATACGTAACATGCTTATCCGTTGTTCAAAACCACAGTTCTTACTATGCAGTTCTGACTCGATCATTAGATCCAGATATTCCACTTCAGTCAGTGGATTTGCTTTTATGGCATTGTGTCTCAGGTAGTTGCCGCAGTCACGTACTCGTGTTAGCATACTGTATACGGTACTCTTTACTTTTaagaatttctttttaattgaaCGAATGAGATGCTCTTTCGAAACCTTTTCTTTTTCTGCAAATTCATATTTGATTTTCATTTCCGAGTACGTCTTATTTACAGTTACTTTTTTGACTTCTATCCGATAGTCATTGTTCACGTGAACATCCCATGAGCAGTGTTTTTGGCAAATGTTGCAAATACCGTCGTTCATGGCTGCACAGTAATATTTATTCTTGTCTTTAGGGATATAACAAGGAAAATGGCATGTCATATGGCAAAACGTGCAGTTGGTCACATATTCTCCTGGTTGTAAGGGTATCTGAGTTTGGTGAAATTCTACAGCCTCATATTGGAAATTTTTGTTATCTTTTATTTCCCTTTCAAATTTGTTTACAAGATTTCGTTCTGTCTTCATGATTGCAAGTTCATGAAGGGCAATATCAATCTGTGGCACGAGACCTTGGATGGTTGTATGCAGCTCGTCTCTTTTGTTAAGAACTTCTGCTGTCAGTTGTAGACTCTGAGTCTTCATTGTTCctaagaatttaaaaaaggCATCATAACTCGAGGATCCCATCTCCCAAAACATTCTTGCAAATCTGCTGCAATTCCCTTCTGTATTAGATTCAAAAAGTGCTGAATTGTTGAAAACAAAGTGTTTTTTGTATGGAAATCTGGCTTGTGTTAATGCATTCAGCACAGGTGGCTCTTTTCCATCTGCAAATGTAATCATAGCAACAATGTTGTTTGCCATATCTTTTCCAAATATTGACAGGATTGCATCGAAGATATATCTTTGAGTTGCTGTCATTCTGGCAAGTGGAGCTTGCGTGACAAAGCATATTGCATCTATTGTTTCTATTCCTTTTACACCTTTCGTTGTGAATAAAGCTCGAATCTGCTCCACCAATTGCTGGTCTTGTTCAATCCCTCGTGTATCTCCAAAGCCAGGTGTGTCGATAATATTCAAAGTAAAGCTATCTTTTTTGTGTCTTGGATGCACCCGGTAACTTGTAATCCAATCAGTTTGTGACTCTGTCTaattgcaataataataataataataataataataataatagcaataagaataagaataataataataattattattattattattattattataatataataataataaacttccagaaaaacaattatattcttaattttttttaaaccactttGGTGATAACATAATTTTCCTCTTATTTGCATCTTAATATGTTTACTTTTAtactttaaactttttattacttaacataataatatgaaCAGGAGGTTCATTGATATACAtcagaaatataatttaacaaatgACTATAAAGCATATTAAACATCCTAACAATATAGTACTTTAGATCAGTTATTCCATCCACACGACCTTAGCTAGCATTGGAAAGGTGTATTTAttcatctttaaaataattcatgATTATATTTATCATATGTCATGCATTGTTTTGTATCATTCACTTGTGTATACATTTCGACACAACTTCATTGCTAGAATAAATTATGTGAAAACAAATTATAGGATTAGAGATCAACACGTAACTGATGCTTTTCGGAAGCACAGGCTCTTGGTAACTGACATGCAAAATATCAATATAGGTTGACCACACACAAATTAGGAATGAACCACCTTTGGGAAAGAATAGCTGTTATTACTGTTAGCTTGCAGCCTACCACATGTACAGTAGCTTTTACAGAGGTCAGTCTGAATATAATTaacaaagacattttcaaaaataatgtctgtattttgtatacatttttaaagaacacGTACTTCATAAATTGTAATATACTAAGCTGCTACAAAAATTAGATAGAGACAATGGTTGTGTGGTGCCTTACGTTAGCCTACTTTTGATGGAGTTCCTTGTCTTGGATAAATTGTCACACGGTTAAAGCTCAAAGAAGCGAGAATTCCTTACCACTTGTAATGTAAgtaaagaaataatatttatattaataaagtaCATGGGACCGCCAGATAGTTTGCATTCCAAATGCTGTTTTCTCACgtgagttaattatttttatcttaaAATTGAAAAAGCATTCACATAAATTCACTTTACATTTATGTCATGGTGATAAAAgtattaattcaaataatttatgATTTCTTTCAAAAGAAGTTCAGTCATATAACATACATATGTCAgacttatattttttaataccatgttaaaatatgttttattttattctttctgCAACGTTAACCAAAATAATACACACCTGCCTTCCGTGCCGTGCGCGTTCATCGGCCATTATATCGATGATTTTAAATCTGAAATTGTCTTCCCATTTCACTCCAAGAATATGATTAACCATTCCTTCAATGAGAGTGCTTTTTCCAGATCCGGTTGCGCCAATCATCATAACTGTCTTCTCGTACAGAAACTGTGTTGATCCtatgaaaaaacaacataacgcaatctattaaatatatatctaaaacaTCACAATATCTCGAAGgtgttactgtcttaagattttcatctttatcctgtgaaggttaaAATGGCGATAGGTTTTCTTGAGTTTTGGAAGCAGCTTAGTATGGTGAATTTGTTAGAtaaagatgtgtgtgtgtgtgtgtgtgtgtgtgtgtgtgtgttgtggtgtgtgtgtgtgtgtgtgtgtgtgtgtgtgtgtataagtgtatattaatacacatatcgaTAATTAGGTATGTTAGAACAACTGTGAGTAGTTTTGTTCAACTAAGGCTAGGTATTCTATAGTTAGCATACCTTATATTAGAGCAatgaattttaacatttttgttcAGGAAAGGATACAAATGTTTACATTGTTCAGTGGGCCTCGGTATaggctattattattattttcttcttcttgtaacATTTGTGGcacacatgtaaatattttctgtAAATACATGTGGTACCACATATATTTacagaaaatataaaatttgtttgcattaaatcAATTACTtatcaattaatcaattaaaGAATTAACCAGCTCTCGACAAATGAGTAAAACTTAGATATgcacaaatgaaatatttttggaaGCATTATTATGATAATTATGGTAAAACAAGGATTTAACGAATTGGTATCACCTGAGCGGGCAAATTCGCATGGTGTTTTTGAAGAGCCCTGTGTCTTTGTTAATACATTCGTATGATAGACTTTTGTAAAGAGTAGCATTTTGGTGGATATCACCCCATAAATATAGAGAGGCGAGGACAAATTATTGAACAATATCTTGGGGTAGGGACAACAAAATGTACCATAGCTTTGCAACCAATGAACATAGCCACACAagttagttttgtaaatatgactttctGTCGTTTGTTGTAAaggcaattttgttttctaaacaaTCATTCACATTCATGGTAGTTGAGTTGAAATATGTCCCTCATACACGAAGCAGTAGTACCATTAATGCCAAGGTGTCGGATTTCTAGAAATGtcatgaccttttgacctctggtgacctaattattacagcaatttatatataatatatatcaggTTGTATCGAggtttaatataaacattttgagtgCTAATTTATATGGCTATGTTCATTGGTTGCAAAGTtatgatacattttgttatcCCTACCCCAAAATATTGTACAAGAATTTGTTCTCTACTCACTTAATTTTAGGAGTGATATCCACCAAAAAACTACTCCTTACAAAAGTCTACCATACTAATTTATTAACTACAGACATAGGGCTATTAAAACACCATGAGAATTtgcccgcccaggtgataccaattcgTTAAATTTAAGGGTCTAGCCCATGGACTCTAGTAAGgaatctattatatgcaccatcccagacatgatagcactaatctgattaaaattagctctactggtttaCCAGTAgttctaacagcattgcgtggactcccatgtccaggtgacatttcatctataaataacaatttaaatatcgaccactTACtattcgccttttatagcgttatttgggagcatacagattctaaaaatatcgggcgagactatttatgcaataggcgaatttGTTGGTCTATTGCAACATTAAAAAAGAgggtaaaagtgcagtaataaactctggactgtatactagtataaactgattttatggctataccatcacgggtttttttttcgtcttgaagcgaattttatataaaatgttatattgaaattagtttccggcatacttcgtaattcacccgaatcatttcgtataccctcggcataatcccgaattttcaaattactggcatgattttgcaagtaaggttttgattggtccaATGAAGGGaaaactggacatgagctccaacggggtgctgttagatccacatgtaatagtaattaaccagtggagctaattttaattagattgggatagcacatactacacaaacacacactcactcgCACTCACACACGACTCATTTGGCAAGATAGGGCTATGTCTGGTAAAATCTGTGTTGGCAGGCCGACCTTTTTTATATAACTTATTATTTCAACAACTatgaatatataacaaataatgaattaaGCATGATTAAATACCTGGAATAAAAGTTGTCGTAATTGATACACGATGTTGTAGCATAATTTATCATGATATGATTTGATGAGATTCCATAAAaatgctttaaagggacagaccctagtttcaacccgtgaaaattaacactaagtttagttaatctacaaacttgtaacacgtttgaataaagttacacttgagtgaaacatgagtctgtgactttgaaatggtgaaataccctctaaaaatagactaaaactcgactccataactgatacttctcagacgcacgtgcgttttttaaaatatgacaaatgcatttgCTGATACTGTGTTAAAAACGTGATGACcaaacacaccggcctcggtggcgtcgtggttaggccatcggtctacaggctggtaggtactgggttcggatcccagtcgaggaatgggatttttaatccagataccgactccaaaccctgagtgagtgctccgcaaggctcaatgggtaggtgtaaaccacttgcaccgaccagtgatccataactggttcaacaaaggccatggtttgtgctatcctgtctgtgggaagcgcaaataaaagatcccttgctgcctgtcgtaaaaagagtagcctatgtggcgacagcgggtttcctctaaaaacagtgtcagaaataccatatgtttgacgtccaatagccgatgataagattaaaaaatcaatgtgcgtcgttaaataaaacaaactttactttactttgatgACCAAacacacttcaaatgtacggaaatttataatttaaaccataaaatctaagtaaagtatgattccagttatcaaaaacagctataatagtaaaacatatgcattagtgtttaaaaactagggtgtgtccctttaaagaataCTAAAATAACTACTAGAAATAAATTACTAATCATCAAATGACTGTATAAAGTTACCCAATtcacattttcttgttttatgttttggATTTCTCGCTTCAAAGATTTCACTCAATGGGAGTTTGTAGAGAGTTGGCTCTCCAGTGTTGAGTTTCAAACAGAACTGCACTAGGAATAATGCTGGAGATTGTTTTGTCCTGATGATGTCACTCTGATCACTGAACTCTCCCTCGGTATCTTTGTACTGAGCTCTCACCTTGAACACGTACTCTGTTTCTTGTAACAATCCACATATGCAGTGTACTGGCTTATTATCTATGGTTGATATGGAATTTTTATTCCATATTGATTCTTTCGTGGGTTTATACTTCACTTCATAGTATAGCACACCTTCAACGTCAGGTTTTTCCCAGTTGAGACATATATAATCACTTCCAGTATCTATTCCAGAAGGCTTGCTGGGCTTTGTTGTAGCT includes the following:
- the LOC121368522 gene encoding uncharacterized protein LOC121368522, encoding MWIVTRNRVRVQGSTQFLYEKTVMMIGATGSGKSTLIEGMVNHILGVKWEDNFRFKIIDIMADERARHGRQTESQTDWITSYRVHPRHKKDSFTLNIIDTPGFGDTRGIEQDQQLVEQIRALFTTKGVKGIETIDAICFVTQAPLARMTATQRYIFDAILSIFGKDMANNIVAMITFADGKEPPVLNALTQARFPYKKHFVFNNSALFESNTEGNCSRFARMFWEMGSSSYDAFFKFLGTMKTQSLQLTAEVLNKRDELHTTIQGLVPQIDIALHELAIMKTERNLVNKFEREIKDNKNFQYEAVEFHQTQIPLQPGEYVTNCTFCHMTCHFPCYIPKDKNKYYCAAMNDGICNICQKHCSWDVHVNNDYRIEVKKVTVNKTYSEMKIKYEFAEKEKVSKEHLIRSIKKKFLKVKSTVYSMLTRVRDCGNYLRHNAIKANPLTEVEYLDLMIESELHSKNCGFEQRISMLRMFRKQADLTENAVRFDDMNKLMKHMGFDDE